CGGCCTTGATGCCTTCCGCACTGGAAAAGGCGCCGTCGCGGGTCTTGTGCGCGGCATCGACGATGCCGACCGCATAGCCGTCGGACACCGCCTTCAGCTGCTGCAGCGGCAGCACCCGATCGTTGTAGAGGCCGCCCAGGGTCGCGCTGGCCTGTCGCGAGTTGTGGATGCCGAGCGCCGCGCTGGCCGCCAGCAGGGTCAGCAGCACGGCGACCATCAGGATCAGCCGTCCTCGGATGCTGAGTCGATTCATAGGAGTCTTTCAATGCGGCGGCATCGCCGTCCATCTGTACTCCCTGCCTTGATCATCGGCAGCCCTTGCTGCCTTCCCATGAGCAAAAACCCGTAGCTAGGTGCGCGGCGGGCCCCGCGAATCAGGGCGTCTGCGGCGCAGTCCGTGCCAAAGTTGGCTCGGCCGCGAGCAGGGCCTGCTCGATCCAGCCCTCGAACAGCGCCTGGTGCGCGCGGATCCAGCCCTCGGCATGGCGCTCCACATCCTGCGGTGAGTTGGCGCCCTGGCTCATGCGCAGGTTCTGCGCATTGATGTCGGCGATCGGCAGGCTCATCACCTCGAACAGCTTGGCGGCGGCCGGGTTCTTCGCGACGAAGTCCTTGTTGGCGACGATCTGCTCGCGGTCCGCCAGGAAGCCGTAGTTGCGGCCGTTCTCCAGCCGGGTGTCGGCGATGCCGGGCGCGGCCGTGGAAGGCAGCTGCAGCCAGACCACGTCGCGACCCGGCCGCAGCACCGCGCTGACCCAGTAGGGCGTCCAGGTGTAGTAGAGGATGGGCTGGCCCTGTTTGAAGCGGGCGATGGTGTCGGCCATCAGCGCCGCATAGCTGCCCTGCCGATGCGTGATGCGCTCGCGCAGCTGGTGCTCGCTCAGGTGCTGCTCGATCGCCAGCTCGCAGCCCCAGCCGGGATTGCAGCCGGTCAGGTCGGCCCGGCCGTCGCCGTCGGCATCGAAGAGCTGGGCGATCGCCGGATCCCGCAGCTGGTCCAGATGGGTGATGCCGTAGCGCTCGGCCGTCTGCCGGTCGATCAGATAGCCCTGCACCGCGCCGTCCGCATAGCTGCCGCGGCGCACCAGCTTGGCATCGCCGCCGCTGTTCTTGTAGAAGTCGGCATGCAGGCGCTGCCAATGGTTGGCCATGAAGGTCGCGTCGCCGTTGGCGATGGCCAGATGCTCGGTGGCGGGCTCCAGGTCCTTCATCGGCAGCACCGTGTAGCCGAGCCGCTCCAGCGCGCGCATCACCAGCAGGGTCTGGAAGGCCTCCTCGGCCAGCGAGCTCTTCAGGGGCTGCACCGTGACGCCCTGCCCCGGCAGCAGCTGGGCCTGGGCCTGGGCCTGGGCCTGCGTCAGCAGTCCCAGCAGCAGCAGGCCGGCGGCGAACAGGCGCCGCGTGGAATGACAAAGCCGCCTCATGCCCTCACCTCCCGCGCCGCGGCGCCCGCTTGCGGCGCCGGGCCCAGCAGGCGCCGCAGCCCGCGCAGCGCCAGGCCGCTGGGGCCGGTCTGCCACCAGCGGCGCCCGCTGGCGCGGCGCGGCCGGCCCAGCGCCTGGGTCAGGCGGTCCAGGGTGATGGCCAGCAGCACGATGCCCAGGCCGCCGACGGTGGCCAGGCCCATGTCGAGCCGGCCGATGCCGCGCAGCACCATCTGCCCCAGCCCGCCGACCGCGATCATCGAAGCGATCACCACCATCGACAGCGACAGCATCAGCGCCTGGTTGATGCCCGCCATGATCGAGGGCATGGCCAGCGGCAGCCGCACCTTGGACAGCATCTGCCAGGGCGAGGCGCCGTAGGCACGGGCCGCCTCGATCAGGTCCGGCCGCACCTGGCGCAGGCCCAGATTGGTCAGGCGCGCCAGCGGCGCCAGCGCGAACACGATGGTCACGATGACGCCGGGCACATTGCCGATGCCGAACAGCATCACCACCGGCACCAGGTAGACAAAGGCCGGCGTGGTCTGCATCGCGTCGAGCAGCGGCCGCATCAGGCGCTCGGCCCGGTCGCTGCTGGCCAGCAGCACGCCCAGCGGCAGACCCACCAGCAGGCAGAACAGCAGCGAGGTCAGCACCAGCGACAAGGTGACCATGGCCTCGGGCCAGATGCCCAGCGCCGCCACCAGCAGCAGCGACAGCACGCTGCCGAGCGCCAGCTTGCGCCCGGCGAACTGCCAGGCGAGCAGGCCGATCAGCGCGATCATCGGCAGCGCGGGCAGCGCCAGCAGCGCGCCCTGCACGCCGTTCAGGGTGCCGTCGATCGGCAGCCGCAGCGCCTGGAACAGCGGGCGGCCATGCTCGACCGCCCAGGCCAGGCCCTGGTTGATCCAGGCCTCGATCGGCAAGGAACCGTCCTGGAGCTGCTGCAGCAGGCTCGCATCGGGCCCGGCAGCGGCCGGCAGGTCGAGCCAGGCCTGGGCGGCGGCATCGTCGGGCACGGCGGCCATCGCCTGCCAGGGATCGAGCGGCGGCTCGGTGGGTATGAGGTCGGCGGGGGGCGCGAGCTCGAGCGCGGGCGCCAGGTCGACCGGTGTGGCGTTGTCGTTCATCGGGGACGATTCCTTCGCATCAATGAGGGGCGGCCGCAGCCTCGATCGGCGGCGTGTCGCGGTCGAGGAACTTCAGGAGCGTGGTCTTGCTGATCGCGCCGCAGAAGCGGCCGTCGCCGGCCAGCACCGGCAGGCCGCAGGGCGCCTGCGCCACCTGGCCGAACAGGCCGGCCACCGGCGCGTCCGCGGCCAGGAGCGGCAGGCCGGGCAGGAAGGCATGCTGCAGGCCCAGCGGGCCGACATGGCCATCGAGCGCCGCGCGCAGGGTATCGGCCGACACCGTGCCCAGATAGCGCTTGGACGGGCTGACCACATAGGCGAACTCGCGGTCCTGGTCCTCCAGCAGTTTCAGCGCGGCACGCGCGCCGCGGTCGCTGTGCTCGGAGACCACGGTCAGCGGCTGGCGCGCGATGTCCGCTGCCTTGAACACCGCGGCGGCGTCGACGCCGCGCACGAAGCTGCGCACGAAGTCGTCGGCCGGCTGGCGCAGGATCTCGTCGGGCGTGCCGACCTGGACCACGCGGCCATCCTTCATGATCGCGATGCGGTCGCCGATGCGCATCGCCTCGTCCAGGTCATGCGAGATGAAGACGATGGTGCGGCGCCGCACCTGCTGCAGGCGCAGCAACTCGGACTGCATCTCGGTGCGGATGATCGGGTCCAGCGCCGAGAAGGCCTCGTCCATCAGCAGGATCGCCGGGTCCGCGGCCAGCGCACGCGCCAGGCCGACGCGCTGCTGCATGCCGCCCGAAAGCTCGTCGGGATACTTGTCGCCCCAGCCCGCCAGGCCCACCTGGGCCAGGGCTTCGTCGGCCTGCCGCAGGCGCTGCGCTCGGCCGACGCCGGCCAGCTCCAGGCCGAAGGCGGTGTTGTCGCGCACCGTCATGTGCGGCATCAGCGCGAAGGACTGGAACACCATGCTGATGTCCTTGCGGCGCAGCGCGCGCAGCTTCGCATCCGAATGGCCGTTGATGTCCTCGCCCTCGATCACGATGCGGCCGGCGCTGGGCTCGATCAGCCGGTTCAGCAGCCGCACCAGGGTCGACTTGCCCGAACCCGACAGGCCCATGATGACGAAGATCTCGCCGGCCTGGATCTCGAAGCTGGCGTCGAACACGCCGATCGACTGGCCGGTGCGCGCCAGGATCTCCTGCTTCGTGAGCCCCTGCCGGACCAGCGCCAGGGCCTGCTCCGGGCGGTCGCCGAAGACCTTGAAGACATGGTCGATGAGTATTCCTTGGGCCATGAACCCAGCTCCTTTCCTTCATGCAGCGATGAATGGGCGCCGTCCGGCAAGACGGCGGCGACCACGCCACCGACCCTCGGGGAGCGCGCGGGAACTGCGGGCAGGCAGCGGCACCGGCGGGCCTCAAGGGCTGCCGATGGGCACCGAAGACGTCGAGCTGGCGAAACCAGTACCCAGCGGCGGCTTCATCGC
This genomic stretch from Roseateles sp. DAIF2 harbors:
- the proW gene encoding glycine betaine/L-proline ABC transporter permease ProW; the protein is MNDNATPVDLAPALELAPPADLIPTEPPLDPWQAMAAVPDDAAAQAWLDLPAAAGPDASLLQQLQDGSLPIEAWINQGLAWAVEHGRPLFQALRLPIDGTLNGVQGALLALPALPMIALIGLLAWQFAGRKLALGSVLSLLLVAALGIWPEAMVTLSLVLTSLLFCLLVGLPLGVLLASSDRAERLMRPLLDAMQTTPAFVYLVPVVMLFGIGNVPGVIVTIVFALAPLARLTNLGLRQVRPDLIEAARAYGASPWQMLSKVRLPLAMPSIMAGINQALMLSLSMVVIASMIAVGGLGQMVLRGIGRLDMGLATVGGLGIVLLAITLDRLTQALGRPRRASGRRWWQTGPSGLALRGLRRLLGPAPQAGAAAREVRA
- the proV gene encoding glycine betaine/L-proline ABC transporter ATP-binding protein ProV — protein: MAQGILIDHVFKVFGDRPEQALALVRQGLTKQEILARTGQSIGVFDASFEIQAGEIFVIMGLSGSGKSTLVRLLNRLIEPSAGRIVIEGEDINGHSDAKLRALRRKDISMVFQSFALMPHMTVRDNTAFGLELAGVGRAQRLRQADEALAQVGLAGWGDKYPDELSGGMQQRVGLARALAADPAILLMDEAFSALDPIIRTEMQSELLRLQQVRRRTIVFISHDLDEAMRIGDRIAIMKDGRVVQVGTPDEILRQPADDFVRSFVRGVDAAAVFKAADIARQPLTVVSEHSDRGARAALKLLEDQDREFAYVVSPSKRYLGTVSADTLRAALDGHVGPLGLQHAFLPGLPLLAADAPVAGLFGQVAQAPCGLPVLAGDGRFCGAISKTTLLKFLDRDTPPIEAAAAPH
- the proX gene encoding glycine betaine/L-proline ABC transporter substrate-binding protein ProX, with the translated sequence MRRLCHSTRRLFAAGLLLLGLLTQAQAQAQAQLLPGQGVTVQPLKSSLAEEAFQTLLVMRALERLGYTVLPMKDLEPATEHLAIANGDATFMANHWQRLHADFYKNSGGDAKLVRRGSYADGAVQGYLIDRQTAERYGITHLDQLRDPAIAQLFDADGDGRADLTGCNPGWGCELAIEQHLSEHQLRERITHRQGSYAALMADTIARFKQGQPILYYTWTPYWVSAVLRPGRDVVWLQLPSTAAPGIADTRLENGRNYGFLADREQIVANKDFVAKNPAAAKLFEVMSLPIADINAQNLRMSQGANSPQDVERHAEGWIRAHQALFEGWIEQALLAAEPTLARTAPQTP